The genomic DNA TCAGGAATTTGACATCGGGATTATCAAAAGAAATAAGGTTTCGTTCTACGGAAAGGGTTGAAGAAGCAGATGTTGAAGAACAGGAAATGGAATATATTTATTATGATGATGGAAAATATTATTTCATGGATTTAGAAACTTATGAACAGATACCTTTGGATGAAGAACTGCTTGGCGAGAATGCAAAATTATTGACACCAAACATCAGGGTTAAGGTTCAGTATTTTGAAGGTAAACCGTTTGGCGTTATTCTACCCAAGACCGTTGTTTTAAAGGTTGTTGAGACTCAGGCATATATTAAAGATGCCACCGCCCAGGCACAATCAAAACCAGCCGTGCTTGAAGGTGGTTACAAATGTCAGGTCCCGCCATTTGTTGAAGTCGGTGACTTGATAAAAATTGATACCGAAACAGGGGAATATTTGGAAAGGGTATAGGAGGTTTTATGGCTGATGATTTGAATGAAGAAATAAAAAAGATCGCAGAGAAAATTCCGGGGTGTCTTTATGCGAGTCTTGTTGGTTACGATGGTATATCCGTTGCCCAGCATATTATAGAAGCAAATTTTGATGTGAATTTGTATGATGCAGAGTTATCATCTTTGTTGCTGACATCAAGGGAGATAAAAAAGAATTTAAATCTTGGCTTAGAAACTGAATTGATATGGTTGACACAGAGGGCATTCTTTATAATCCAACCAGTGGGAGAAGACTATTTTATTTATGTTTGTTTAAAGCCTGCGGGCTCAAATCCCGGTGTCGCCCGCATAGAAATAAATAAAGCAAAACAGAAGTTAATGGACATTATATATCCAAAATCTGGTGCATAAGGAGGAGATATAAATTAAATCATTAGGGATCAAAACCCTTTTTGTAATAATCTCTGGAATACTTTTTGACTCAATAATTAACCCTGAACTAAAAATATATTTAATCATTGCAGCAATTGGAATTGTTGCATGCATTTTTTCAAAAAATTTTCTTTTTTTACTCTTAGCAGTTTTATCGGGTTTAAATCTTCATTTAAGAAAACCTTTGCTGGATAGGGCATTGAATAAAAAAATAACATATCAATGCGTAGTCCTTGGTGAAGAACAAAGAGACGGGAAGATAAAGTTGAAATTACATATTAAAAGGGCAATAATAAACAGGGATACGATACCGATGTCACTATTTGCGGAGCATTATACTTTTCAAAAAGAGCATTATCTTGGTAAGACATTGACAA from candidate division WOR-3 bacterium includes the following:
- the efp gene encoding elongation factor P, giving the protein MIQVTQLKRGMLIKLENEPYVVLSVTHITPGNWRGMVVCKIRNLTSGLSKEIRFRSTERVEEADVEEQEMEYIYYDDGKYYFMDLETYEQIPLDEELLGENAKLLTPNIRVKVQYFEGKPFGVILPKTVVLKVVETQAYIKDATAQAQSKPAVLEGGYKCQVPPFVEVGDLIKIDTETGEYLERV